A section of the Roseivirga sp. BDSF3-8 genome encodes:
- a CDS encoding DUF1573 domain-containing protein codes for MNSLIRFILLVLIAHITFSHVALSQGSRLGFDRDTHNFGQIKEENGLISTRFTLQNLHTDTIHISKVYKECGCTTPVIDNEWLSPGQSTDMLVQFDPDGRPGPFTRAIGLSGPGLDTVYTVYITGEVIPDAYPVKSGILYLKQRMLDFGRLWHDQTDTAWIEVKNDQKETLTISKPEAMPIGTRLINLPHQLAPGEEAQIGLVWDVAAGNYWTQTADHFTLPISAESVSKLDQQFYFKANIEENFASTLPGRDKPASKLPASKVDLGTVAAGEQTSYDLTIENTGTAPLLLRKIKSTCSCLKITSSTDKVIPGDKAVVRLDYTAPADLLGEHYYIGLVALNDPAQPQWRLTVKAMVEPEAAVLKGK; via the coding sequence ATGAACTCATTAATCAGATTCATATTACTTGTGCTAATAGCCCATATCACCTTCAGTCATGTGGCGCTGAGTCAAGGCTCCCGGTTGGGCTTTGACAGAGACACGCACAACTTCGGGCAGATCAAAGAAGAAAATGGCCTGATCAGTACGCGGTTTACTCTTCAAAACCTGCATACCGATACCATCCATATCAGCAAAGTGTACAAAGAATGCGGATGCACCACCCCGGTTATCGATAATGAGTGGCTTTCCCCGGGACAAAGTACCGACATGCTGGTGCAATTCGATCCTGACGGAAGGCCGGGGCCGTTTACCCGGGCCATAGGTCTGAGCGGGCCCGGACTGGACACGGTGTATACCGTCTACATTACCGGAGAGGTTATTCCTGATGCTTACCCTGTTAAGTCCGGCATTCTCTACCTAAAGCAAAGGATGCTGGACTTTGGCCGCCTCTGGCATGACCAGACAGATACTGCCTGGATAGAAGTGAAAAATGACCAGAAAGAAACGCTTACCATAAGCAAGCCTGAAGCCATGCCCATAGGTACCCGGCTCATAAACCTGCCTCATCAACTGGCCCCCGGAGAAGAGGCCCAAATAGGGCTGGTATGGGATGTGGCGGCCGGTAACTACTGGACACAAACCGCAGATCACTTTACACTGCCTATAAGCGCTGAGAGTGTAAGCAAACTGGACCAGCAATTTTACTTTAAAGCAAATATCGAAGAAAATTTTGCCTCCACCCTGCCGGGAAGGGACAAACCGGCAAGCAAGCTTCCCGCCAGTAAGGTAGATTTGGGTACGGTAGCGGCTGGCGAGCAGACTTCTTATGACCTAACCATAGAAAATACAGGAACGGCCCCCTTGCTTCTCAGAAAGATAAAATCTACCTGCTCATGCCTGAAAATAACCTCCTCTACGGATAAGGTAATACCCGGAGATAAAGCCGTAGTGAGGCTGGACTATACGGCACCTGCAGACCTTTTGGGAGAGCACTACTATATAGGCCTCGTAGCTCTCAACGATCCTGCACAGCCTCAGTGGCGGCTAACGGTCAAGGCTATGGTTGAGCCTGAAGCTGCCGTCCTAAAGGGTAAATAA
- a CDS encoding class I SAM-dependent methyltransferase — protein sequence MKEKILAAYEQMAERYNALIDHKPHNAHYDRPNTLSLFPAHLQGKVILDAACGPGKYAGILMAKGATVTGFDLSPKMIQLARERNEGRGEFFVHDLTQKAERIPSASCDFVLSALALHYIPDWNPAIREFYRVLKPNGKLIISVEHPFFEYIYFKAKNYFAIENVKGTWKGFGSPVEVHSYRRPLDQCITPLTNNGFLIDKLLEPLPTEEFEKLDPDHYKELNQFPAFLCIRAVKSASSMHAE from the coding sequence ATGAAAGAGAAAATACTTGCCGCCTATGAGCAAATGGCAGAACGCTATAATGCCCTCATAGACCACAAACCACACAATGCCCACTACGACCGCCCCAATACCCTAAGCCTTTTTCCTGCTCACCTGCAGGGAAAAGTCATACTGGATGCTGCCTGCGGTCCCGGCAAATACGCCGGCATCCTCATGGCAAAAGGAGCTACCGTCACTGGCTTCGACCTGAGCCCCAAGATGATACAGCTCGCCCGGGAAAGAAACGAAGGTCGCGGGGAGTTCTTTGTACATGACCTTACCCAAAAAGCAGAGCGTATACCCAGCGCATCCTGTGATTTTGTATTATCAGCACTAGCCCTCCATTACATCCCCGACTGGAACCCCGCCATCCGGGAGTTTTACAGAGTACTTAAGCCAAATGGAAAGCTCATCATCTCTGTCGAGCACCCCTTCTTTGAGTACATCTACTTCAAAGCAAAAAACTACTTTGCCATAGAAAATGTGAAAGGTACCTGGAAAGGCTTTGGCAGCCCCGTGGAAGTTCATAGCTACAGACGACCTCTTGATCAATGCATCACCCCCCTCACTAATAATGGCTTCCTTATCGACAAGCTACTGGAGCCTCTACCCACAGAAGAGTTTGAGAAGCTCGACCCTGACCATTATAAAGAGCTCAATCAATTTCCCGCCTTTCTTTGTATCCGCGCGGTTAAAAGCGCCAGTTCTATGCATGCCGAATAA
- a CDS encoding T9SS type A sorting domain-containing protein, which translates to MLYLINKFYSRCAIGKKTALLILCTLISYLAAGQTFTSESSYTHDYDNRNTGSTSSSHAAPGSLDFTKGRIETLSVKFSFLSGGVNCSADDVQFKIISNQGQVMGTGSTSACGSTTINVSPSALQYGEIPDEVIISYNNAIRDNESSIKAKYSAIWKYTLIEPCTDCGFQIRIIESSFSTYLCLDSRPRFGAVVDPQATPEDNIYTVVGKLGNSEEVFRRQYVGDLPQIQWRSQSYSFCNWRDYNDLGAEIYDFYVTDGDRRYRCQAQTDPSFTSGELGYRCSPCDGSTNNILRNAANTAVEIISLDDLFGIFSSEPFDCSDVEVPFTGNRLATDTTSGELSEVSYNYDVRVYPNPADTKTNISISSINDEETEIRVYDVNGNMVKEVLQKSTLNAGRSVVPLDVTNFVPGTYILRVNTLSGIEKTVRFIKK; encoded by the coding sequence ATGTTATATTTAATTAATAAATTCTATTCGAGATGTGCTATAGGTAAAAAAACTGCTCTACTAATATTATGTACGCTCATAAGTTACTTGGCAGCAGGTCAAACATTTACCAGTGAAAGTAGCTATACTCATGATTATGATAACCGAAACACAGGTTCAACCTCTTCCTCACATGCGGCACCGGGCTCATTGGATTTTACGAAAGGAAGGATCGAGACTCTATCCGTCAAATTTTCCTTTTTATCAGGTGGAGTAAACTGTAGTGCTGATGATGTTCAATTTAAAATTATATCTAACCAGGGTCAGGTTATGGGAACGGGCTCTACAAGTGCATGTGGGAGTACGACGATTAATGTTTCGCCTAGTGCCTTACAGTATGGCGAAATTCCGGACGAAGTCATCATTAGTTATAATAATGCGATAAGAGATAATGAGAGTTCTATTAAAGCAAAATACTCAGCAATTTGGAAATACACGCTTATTGAACCATGTACTGATTGTGGATTTCAAATCCGCATTATAGAAAGTTCGTTCTCTACATACCTCTGTCTTGACTCAAGGCCACGATTTGGAGCAGTAGTTGACCCACAAGCTACTCCTGAGGATAATATATATACGGTGGTGGGCAAACTCGGTAATAGTGAAGAAGTCTTTAGGCGTCAGTACGTAGGGGACTTGCCACAGATACAATGGCGGTCTCAAAGTTACTCTTTTTGTAATTGGAGGGATTATAATGATTTAGGTGCAGAAATATATGATTTTTATGTCACAGATGGCGACAGGAGATATAGATGTCAAGCTCAAACCGACCCAAGCTTTACTTCAGGGGAATTGGGTTATAGGTGTAGCCCTTGTGACGGAAGCACCAATAACATATTGAGGAACGCTGCAAACACGGCTGTAGAAATTATAAGTCTTGATGATTTATTTGGCATTTTTTCAAGTGAACCATTTGATTGTTCTGATGTAGAAGTTCCATTTACAGGTAATAGACTTGCAACTGATACCACCTCTGGAGAACTATCGGAAGTATCTTATAATTACGATGTAAGGGTTTACCCTAATCCTGCTGATACCAAAACCAATATATCTATATCCTCTATTAATGATGAAGAAACAGAAATAAGGGTATATGATGTAAATGGCAATATGGTAAAAGAAGTGTTACAAAAAAGCACATTAAATGCCGGTAGATCAGTAGTCCCTTTAGACGTAACAAATTTTGTACCCGGCACCTATATCCTGCGAGTCAATACCCTTAGCGGGATTGAAAAAACCGTCAGGTTCATTAAAAAATAG
- a CDS encoding T9SS type A sorting domain-containing protein → MKRYIYLIIILALPYYGNTQSLFPEFRTWEAYTGSGSSLGYKEKVLVQSDLPPGACWIFDYIRVNGTNFYRSFEESTLTPDAARPWADAVILENGGNRYTLFACGSSCGTPPANLPPQYAGQGLSGTFKVILINYSNGGSNDQYYMGTGGIWFFDYGSSNFYRIGQDYFKGNGNFESVDAGNNEAGIDIYATGSTSAKNYQVSIWKDARQVLFNQNYSNEMPDIARLDKGFDCYWEKHPFVRGFQNLSITGNLYMFDFKNYTGNTGPEYQVSACNSTQRTILKPVGSKRAIIGGPRLDNRPLHIAPSLSGCNSRIGSPSSRIAQAQSAEKQQGIVYPNPTRGHTRLALDLTRPEKLTARVYNNQGRVVQTILVNKQLPAGPYNLDVDLTSLKEGYYLIRVEGQQGTLLTSKIIKE, encoded by the coding sequence ATGAAGCGATATATATACCTGATCATAATATTAGCCCTCCCATATTATGGCAATACCCAAAGCCTGTTTCCTGAGTTCCGAACCTGGGAGGCTTATACGGGTTCTGGCTCCAGTCTTGGGTATAAAGAAAAAGTATTGGTACAGAGCGACTTGCCCCCTGGCGCATGCTGGATCTTTGATTATATAAGAGTCAACGGAACTAACTTCTACCGGTCATTTGAAGAAAGCACCTTAACACCAGATGCCGCCAGACCATGGGCCGATGCCGTCATACTAGAGAATGGCGGCAACCGCTACACCCTCTTTGCCTGTGGCAGTAGCTGCGGCACGCCTCCTGCTAACCTCCCACCCCAGTATGCCGGCCAGGGTCTGTCCGGAACCTTTAAGGTTATCCTAATCAATTACAGTAACGGCGGAAGTAATGACCAGTACTACATGGGCACAGGAGGCATCTGGTTTTTCGACTACGGTAGCAGCAACTTTTACCGTATAGGCCAGGACTACTTCAAAGGTAACGGCAATTTCGAATCCGTGGATGCCGGAAACAATGAAGCCGGTATCGACATATACGCCACCGGCTCCACCTCTGCCAAAAACTACCAGGTAAGCATATGGAAAGATGCACGCCAGGTCCTATTCAACCAAAACTACAGCAATGAAATGCCCGATATCGCCCGGCTGGATAAAGGGTTCGATTGCTACTGGGAGAAACACCCTTTTGTCAGGGGCTTTCAAAACCTCTCTATCACCGGCAACCTGTACATGTTTGATTTTAAAAACTACACCGGCAACACCGGCCCTGAGTACCAGGTAAGTGCCTGCAACAGCACTCAGCGAACCATCCTTAAACCAGTTGGCAGCAAAAGAGCCATCATAGGCGGCCCCCGGCTGGATAACCGCCCCCTTCATATAGCCCCCTCACTGTCCGGATGTAACAGCCGGATAGGCAGCCCGTCCAGCCGCATAGCTCAGGCACAGAGTGCAGAAAAGCAGCAAGGCATTGTCTACCCAAATCCTACCAGAGGCCACACCCGTTTGGCACTGGACCTGACCCGGCCGGAAAAACTGACGGCCAGAGTATATAATAATCAGGGGAGGGTAGTACAAACAATCCTGGTAAATAAGCAACTACCAGCCGGCCCCTATAACCTGGATGTGGACCTCACCTCTTTAAAAGAGGGCTATTACCTTATAAGAGTAGAAGGGCAGCAGGGCACACTACTAACCAGTAAAATCATTAAAGAATAA
- a CDS encoding DUF5655 domain-containing protein, translating to MDKALQTMIDNMPEKTGRSLEEWTVILTTKSFSKHSEAVNFLKKEHHVSHGFANTIVSLSKGDEKAPEDLVASQYEGKEHLLPIYERLVSVVNEFGNDVKITPKKTEVSVDRKKKFAVIKPSTKTRVDLGLKLKGKPEAGRLEGSGPFGTMCTHRVQLTEVSQVDGEVQAWLREAYDMAG from the coding sequence ATGGACAAGGCTCTACAAACCATGATTGACAATATGCCTGAAAAAACGGGCAGATCACTGGAGGAATGGACTGTAATACTTACAACAAAAAGCTTTAGTAAGCACTCAGAGGCGGTGAATTTTTTAAAAAAGGAACACCATGTAAGCCATGGTTTTGCCAATACGATTGTGAGTCTCTCGAAGGGTGATGAAAAGGCACCGGAGGATCTGGTAGCGAGCCAATATGAGGGCAAGGAGCATTTGCTGCCGATCTATGAAAGGCTGGTGTCGGTAGTGAATGAGTTTGGCAATGACGTAAAAATTACACCCAAAAAGACTGAGGTGAGCGTGGACAGGAAGAAAAAGTTTGCGGTAATAAAGCCTTCTACAAAAACCAGGGTGGATCTCGGGCTTAAACTAAAAGGTAAGCCGGAGGCGGGGCGTCTGGAAGGTTCAGGCCCCTTCGGTACTATGTGTACACACAGGGTGCAACTCACTGAAGTGAGCCAGGTGGATGGAGAGGTGCAGGCCTGGCTGCGGGAAGCCTATGACATGGCGGGGTGA
- a CDS encoding DUF2200 domain-containing protein gives MKTTASHDERIAKMTFASVYPHYVTKVEKKGRTTAELHQVIQWLTGFDEPRLRQLIEEKATFTTFFEHATLNPHAPLIKGLICGYRIEEIENPLTQKVRYLDKLVDELAKGRKMEKILRS, from the coding sequence ATGAAAACCACCGCAAGCCACGATGAACGCATCGCTAAAATGACCTTTGCCTCCGTTTATCCACACTACGTCACCAAGGTGGAGAAAAAAGGACGGACTACTGCAGAACTACATCAGGTCATCCAATGGCTTACCGGCTTCGATGAACCCAGGCTACGGCAATTAATTGAAGAGAAAGCAACCTTTACTACATTTTTCGAACATGCCACTTTAAATCCTCATGCCCCGCTAATCAAGGGCCTCATCTGTGGTTACCGTATAGAAGAAATAGAAAATCCACTCACCCAAAAGGTCCGCTACCTCGATAAGCTCGTAGACGAACTTGCCAAAGGCCGAAAGATGGAAAAAATACTCAGGTCCTAA
- a CDS encoding serine hydrolase domain-containing protein — MKADNKGNVIRLLRTMMPLVAVVCLVVFPPWMLIWAWLAPLPDTVQDQVEDAVGYGMDGIIVYVDRKGERPVSYAAGYKNRDEKEPADADGLFKIASISKLYMAVAAVKLVNEGELSLDETLAKLLPDLAGRIANAEEITLRMLISHRSGIPNYSDHPDYPWTSPYKEVDETYDLVLDMPADFAPDERYSYSNTNYLLLGEIMDRRLGYSHHEYIRSRILEPLGLNDTYSLLGDVNADEVMSGYFVGYGPDIKGNDFIQPGGSMVSTARDVGVFLRALNDGTLLSAVEQEIYTSVYVYEHTGLLPGYQSIATYDKNMDAVVVQFVNTSGGDMWALSEVVHERILKILRRGGDNE; from the coding sequence ATGAAGGCTGATAATAAAGGAAACGTAATACGGCTGCTGAGGACCATGATGCCTTTAGTGGCGGTGGTATGCCTGGTGGTATTTCCGCCGTGGATGCTGATATGGGCGTGGCTGGCTCCGTTACCTGATACGGTGCAGGACCAGGTAGAAGATGCTGTGGGTTATGGAATGGACGGGATCATTGTATATGTGGACCGGAAAGGGGAGCGGCCGGTGTCTTATGCTGCGGGCTATAAAAACAGGGACGAAAAAGAGCCTGCGGATGCGGATGGGTTATTTAAGATAGCCAGTATCAGCAAGCTGTACATGGCGGTAGCGGCTGTAAAGCTGGTTAATGAGGGGGAACTTTCTCTGGACGAAACTCTTGCGAAACTGCTGCCTGATCTTGCCGGCCGAATAGCGAATGCAGAGGAGATTACGCTGCGCATGCTGATAAGCCACCGGAGTGGCATTCCTAATTATAGCGACCACCCGGATTATCCATGGACGAGCCCGTACAAGGAGGTGGATGAAACCTATGACCTGGTGCTGGATATGCCGGCGGATTTTGCACCGGATGAAAGGTATAGCTACTCAAACACTAATTATCTGCTGCTGGGGGAGATCATGGACCGGCGGCTTGGCTATAGTCATCATGAGTATATCAGAAGCCGGATACTGGAGCCCCTGGGTCTGAATGATACGTATAGCCTGTTGGGTGATGTGAATGCTGATGAGGTAATGAGCGGCTACTTTGTAGGTTACGGTCCGGATATTAAAGGAAATGATTTCATACAGCCGGGCGGTTCTATGGTCTCAACGGCCCGGGACGTGGGCGTTTTTTTACGTGCGCTAAATGACGGAACCCTATTGAGTGCCGTGGAGCAGGAGATCTATACGTCAGTATATGTGTATGAGCATACCGGGCTGCTGCCAGGGTACCAGAGCATAGCTACTTATGACAAGAATATGGATGCAGTAGTGGTGCAGTTTGTGAATACGAGTGGCGGAGATATGTGGGCGCTTTCGGAGGTGGTTCATGAACGAATCTTAAAAATACTGAGAAGAGGCGGTGATAATGAGTAA
- a CDS encoding ABC transporter permease: MFKNLVLISLRNFLKNKLYVLLNLFGLISGLVAFILIFIWVDYERKIDSFHVNDNQLYRVLRNNTSSSGQLLTDFVMSKPLAEALEDDYEEIENTVLVFWEEEVLFKYQEKAIKDNGFYAGDDFFKVFSFDLVQGTPGDVLKEINSIAISESLSEKLFGTTASLGNVLEIKNYGQFSVSGVFSDVPDNSTLEFNYVLPLEHYYKDNEWVEQWDNYGFKLYATVRPSTDVAALENKIRDITKRYAPEMEDEIFLQKFSDSYLNSDFENGVQAGGRIDQIYLILAVGVFLLIISGINFVNLSTALATRRAKEVSIRKVLGVSKGYLIFQFLMETSIIVLCSIILANVISSLILPYFSQVTNTPLSYNLLSPGFWLMQAGLWILVTVITGIYPAMILSGFNPVEILKGHSSDMKKNDLLRKALVVIQFSISIILIIGTFVILRQYNFIQEQNIGINKENVIKIPLEGGLKSNYVTLKQQLLSNPNIEYVSATGQNPMEVTSKTSDLEWNGSNPDEKVTFTMITSDFDLLKTLGIEVIEGRDFSREFSTDSSNFIVNERAAQIIGRQNIIGKELRMNEESGTIVGMIKDYHNATLYSPVEPMIIRIRPQEINRVLIKTNGNDTKGTLASIETIVSRYNTEFPFEYSFMEDNFKNRYRREAVTSTLIQSFTYLIIIISCLGLFALATYVAERKNKEVGVRKALGASVSSILIFMSWKFLKLILVAYIIAIPIAYFATDKYLDDFSYRIGFNIDIYILSGLLIFIISIATTGYQALKSANLNPTKVLSDS, from the coding sequence ATGTTCAAGAATCTGGTTTTAATTTCACTCAGAAATTTTCTGAAAAACAAGCTGTATGTCTTGTTGAATCTCTTTGGTCTTATTTCCGGCCTTGTAGCCTTCATTTTGATCTTTATCTGGGTTGACTACGAAAGAAAAATAGATTCTTTTCATGTTAACGATAATCAACTTTATAGGGTTTTAAGAAATAATACCAGCTCTAGCGGGCAGCTTCTTACTGACTTTGTGATGAGTAAGCCCCTGGCTGAAGCGCTGGAGGATGATTATGAAGAAATAGAAAACACGGTGCTTGTTTTCTGGGAAGAAGAGGTGCTTTTCAAATACCAGGAGAAAGCCATAAAAGACAACGGATTTTATGCGGGAGATGACTTTTTTAAGGTGTTTTCATTTGATCTGGTGCAGGGTACTCCGGGGGATGTACTCAAAGAAATAAACTCGATTGCCATATCTGAGTCATTATCGGAAAAGCTTTTCGGTACGACTGCGAGCCTGGGGAATGTGCTGGAGATAAAAAATTATGGGCAATTCAGTGTGTCTGGTGTGTTTTCTGACGTGCCTGATAATTCTACGCTGGAGTTTAACTACGTTCTGCCTCTGGAACATTACTATAAGGATAATGAATGGGTGGAGCAGTGGGATAACTATGGCTTCAAGTTGTACGCGACGGTTCGCCCCTCTACTGATGTGGCTGCCCTGGAGAATAAGATACGTGATATCACTAAGAGGTATGCTCCTGAAATGGAGGATGAGATTTTTCTTCAAAAATTCAGTGATTCGTATCTCAACTCTGATTTCGAGAACGGGGTTCAGGCGGGAGGCCGCATTGATCAGATATACCTGATTCTAGCGGTAGGTGTATTCTTGCTAATCATATCAGGTATCAACTTCGTAAACCTCTCTACGGCCTTAGCTACAAGACGCGCTAAAGAGGTGAGTATTAGAAAGGTGCTGGGGGTAAGTAAAGGCTACCTGATCTTTCAGTTTTTAATGGAGACATCGATAATTGTTTTGTGCTCCATAATCCTGGCTAATGTCATCAGCTCGCTTATATTGCCTTATTTCAGCCAGGTAACCAATACTCCTCTTTCTTATAACTTACTGAGCCCTGGATTCTGGCTTATGCAGGCAGGTCTGTGGATCCTGGTAACGGTAATTACAGGCATATATCCTGCTATGATCCTGTCCGGGTTTAATCCTGTAGAAATACTTAAGGGACACTCTTCGGATATGAAGAAGAACGATTTGCTTCGGAAAGCCCTGGTGGTGATACAGTTCAGTATTTCGATTATTCTTATAATCGGTACTTTTGTTATTCTTAGACAGTACAATTTTATTCAGGAGCAGAATATAGGTATCAATAAGGAAAATGTTATTAAGATTCCTCTTGAGGGCGGCCTTAAAAGCAATTATGTTACCCTGAAGCAGCAGCTACTCAGTAACCCTAACATTGAATATGTTTCAGCTACAGGTCAGAATCCTATGGAGGTAACCTCGAAAACGTCTGATCTGGAATGGAACGGAAGCAACCCGGATGAAAAGGTCACGTTCACTATGATCACCTCGGATTTCGACCTGTTAAAGACGCTTGGTATTGAAGTGATCGAAGGCAGGGACTTTTCCCGGGAGTTTTCAACGGACTCATCTAACTTTATTGTTAATGAAAGAGCGGCTCAGATCATAGGCAGGCAAAATATTATTGGCAAGGAATTACGGATGAATGAGGAGTCTGGTACCATAGTAGGTATGATCAAGGACTATCATAATGCGACTCTATATTCTCCTGTGGAGCCAATGATCATACGAATAAGGCCGCAGGAGATCAACCGGGTTCTGATCAAAACCAATGGAAATGATACTAAGGGTACTCTGGCCAGTATTGAAACTATTGTATCCCGCTATAATACTGAGTTTCCTTTTGAGTACTCTTTCATGGAGGATAACTTCAAAAACCGGTATAGAAGGGAGGCTGTTACCAGTACGCTCATACAATCTTTTACTTATCTGATTATTATTATCTCCTGTTTGGGGCTATTCGCACTGGCTACCTATGTGGCTGAGCGTAAGAACAAGGAGGTCGGCGTAAGAAAAGCGCTGGGAGCATCTGTGTCTTCTATCCTTATATTTATGTCCTGGAAGTTCTTAAAGCTAATCCTGGTAGCGTATATCATCGCTATACCTATCGCTTATTTCGCAACAGATAAGTACCTGGATGATTTCTCATACCGTATAGGTTTTAATATTGACATTTATATATTATCAGGTTTATTGATCTTTATTATATCAATAGCCACTACTGGTTATCAGGCCCTTAAGTCAGCTAACCTAAATCCTACAAAAGTACTAAGTGATAGCTAG
- a CDS encoding T9SS type A sorting domain-containing protein, with amino-acid sequence MKKLFVTYLFLLTSFCSLKAQTMMFDTESVAEKLSARQTNYFERIQARKKVDKVYSLSVNPNILHAEKISFKVGNELVTAYRLKENIRNAENFSWFGKTTEGEGVFFYVNNGKVASKFNVGEFSYTLVPLNEGAHSLIRFKDTHIGVCGTPDVAESNAGRWSQNHKLANDGGCTLRVLVATTPGARQQIYSSGFDLSTFAQVAIDEANLAYISSQINVTMELAALVNTGYTEYTGDKHVTDVTRFRNGTNGLEITHSARERYQTDVQVLVRKNESGIYGRAFYIPTVSEPVDGSKAFCTVSVDGVTNGRFSFTHEVGHLQGGRHENHSTSPSYARGFLSSNSTNAWRTIMTRTGAAPCNQSNSCRTGLFSNPAVAGPGGIPAGTSDRDNARRINETSLAMNNLRTSPSTLLLTSETITSEQVSHHLGNSVVDTDNRSIIYQSGSLSTIRAQDRIILRGGTHIRQGAEFRAYLTGNPCESLPAYIQVQEVIGQNTEDGKYIGSDLALADELQLAIYPNPSNGIVNLHFKNVNLSTYNVTIYSMQGGVVFEKAYSGAETKIDVSHLKAGYYFIGIRNDTMKLIRKIIRK; translated from the coding sequence ATGAAAAAACTATTCGTAACCTATCTCTTCCTGCTGACAAGTTTCTGTTCACTGAAAGCTCAGACCATGATGTTTGATACAGAATCGGTTGCGGAAAAATTATCAGCCAGGCAAACCAACTATTTCGAAAGGATACAGGCCCGTAAAAAGGTGGATAAGGTTTATTCACTAAGTGTAAATCCGAATATCTTACATGCAGAAAAAATCAGTTTTAAGGTTGGTAATGAACTGGTTACGGCTTATCGATTGAAAGAGAACATTCGAAACGCAGAAAATTTTTCCTGGTTCGGGAAGACCACCGAAGGAGAGGGAGTCTTTTTCTATGTTAATAATGGCAAAGTAGCCTCAAAATTTAATGTGGGAGAATTCTCGTATACATTAGTTCCGTTAAATGAGGGGGCTCACTCGCTCATACGCTTTAAAGATACTCATATTGGGGTGTGTGGTACTCCGGATGTAGCAGAATCCAACGCCGGTCGCTGGTCTCAAAACCACAAATTAGCTAATGACGGAGGATGTACGCTAAGGGTGCTAGTGGCTACTACGCCTGGCGCACGGCAACAGATCTATAGCAGTGGGTTTGATCTGTCTACCTTTGCACAAGTAGCCATAGATGAGGCAAACCTGGCGTACATTTCCAGTCAGATCAATGTTACCATGGAGCTTGCTGCTTTAGTTAATACGGGCTACACGGAATATACAGGAGATAAGCACGTGACTGATGTAACGAGGTTTCGAAACGGTACTAATGGTCTGGAAATTACCCACAGTGCCAGAGAAAGGTATCAGACGGATGTGCAGGTGCTGGTAAGAAAGAATGAATCGGGCATATACGGCAGGGCCTTTTATATTCCTACCGTCAGTGAGCCGGTGGATGGGTCAAAAGCATTTTGCACCGTTTCAGTTGATGGGGTTACAAACGGGCGGTTTTCTTTTACACATGAAGTCGGGCATTTACAGGGGGGAAGGCATGAAAACCATAGCACAAGCCCCTCCTATGCCAGGGGCTTTTTATCATCGAACAGTACGAATGCGTGGCGAACGATTATGACGAGAACGGGTGCGGCTCCCTGTAATCAGTCAAATTCGTGCCGGACCGGACTGTTTTCAAACCCTGCTGTTGCCGGACCGGGGGGTATACCTGCCGGAACGAGCGACCGGGACAATGCCCGAAGGATAAACGAGACGTCATTAGCCATGAATAATCTGAGAACGAGCCCTTCTACACTTCTGCTAACCAGCGAAACGATCACTTCTGAACAGGTCTCGCATCATCTGGGTAATTCTGTGGTAGATACTGACAATAGAAGCATCATCTATCAAAGTGGTAGTCTCAGCACCATAAGGGCACAAGACAGGATCATATTACGTGGGGGCACTCACATCCGGCAAGGAGCTGAGTTTCGCGCTTATCTCACCGGCAATCCCTGCGAAAGTTTACCTGCCTACATACAGGTGCAGGAGGTTATCGGCCAAAATACAGAAGATGGAAAGTATATAGGTAGCGATTTGGCCTTAGCAGATGAGTTACAGTTGGCCATTTATCCTAATCCTTCAAATGGAATTGTGAATCTTCATTTTAAAAATGTAAATCTATCCACCTATAACGTAACTATTTATTCTATGCAGGGTGGGGTGGTGTTTGAAAAAGCGTATTCGGGGGCAGAGACTAAAATAGATGTAAGCCATTTAAAAGCTGGTTATTATTTCATTGGCATTAGAAATGACACTATGAAGCTGATAAGAAAAATAATACGGAAGTAA